From Thunnus albacares chromosome 22, fThuAlb1.1, whole genome shotgun sequence, the proteins below share one genomic window:
- the LOC122974157 gene encoding phosphatidylcholine:ceramide cholinephosphotransferase 2-like, which translates to MAASELIQDSGDIRPHVEADVTTTNPTLPPHPPMVANGNPARHATSPPLPGDAHDGKNKHERSKLSSLLQNQLIHSLSSGLRRHCDYVKISVPEERANRLPKEWWKTGVAFLYALFNLFFTTVVITIVHERVPDKSVSPPLPDKFFDYVDRVPWAFTVTEVNGLILVGLWFVQWIFLKHKAIVGRRCFFLIGTLYMYRCVTMYITTLPVPGKHMVCAPKLYNNSTGKIWRILRLISGGGLSLTGSHLMCGDFLYSGHTVMLTLSYLFIKEYSPRWMWWYHWFCWLLSASGVVCILIGHEHYSIDVVIGYFVTTRTFWWYHTMANTHTLRHAPSNYLSRTWWNVAFNFLERNVQTTVPIVFSWPVALPSSCRQRYRMVEGGRDE; encoded by the exons ATGGCAGCTTCAGAGCTGATCCAGGACAGCGGTGATATCCGCCCTCATGTGGAAGCTGACGTGACCACAACAAACCCCACTTtgcctcctcatcctcccaTGGTCGCCAACGGTAACCCGGCTCGCCACGCCACCTCGCCGCCGCTCCCCGGCGACGCCCACGACGGCAAAAACAAGCACGAACGCAGCAAACTGAGCAGTCTGCTGCAGAACCAGCTGATCCACTCGCTGAGCAGCGGCCTGAGGCGACACTGCGACTACGTGAAGATCTCCGTGCCGGAGGAGCGCGCCAACCGACTCCCCAAAGAGTGGTGGAAGACGGGCGTGGCCTTCCTCTACGCCCTCTTCAACCTCTTCTTCACCACCGTCGTCATCACCATCGTCCACGAGAGGGTGCCGGACAAGTCGGTGAGCCCGCCGCTGCCCGACAAGTTCTTCGATTACGTGGACCGAGTCCCCTGGGCCTTCACCGTCACCGAGGTCAACGGGCTGATCCTGGTCGGACTTTGGTTCGTCCAATGGATCTTCCTCAAACACAA AGCTATCGTGGGTCGTCGCTGTTTCTTCCTGATCGGGACTCTCTACATGTATCGCTGTGTCACCATGTACATCACAACGCTGCCGGTGCCTGGAAAACACATGGTCTGCGCTCCcaag CTTTACAACAACTCGACCGGGAAGATCTGGAGGATTCTGAGGCTGATATCAGGAGGAG GTTTGTCTCTGACTGGTTCCCACTTGATGTGCGGTGACTTCCTGTACAGCGGTCACACCGTCATGTTGACTCTGTCCTACCTCTTCATCAAAGAGT ACTCTCCGCGCTGGATGTGGTGGTATCACTGGTTCTGCTGGTTGCTGAGCGCCTCGGGAGTCGTCTGCATCCTGATCGGCCACGAGCACTACAGCATCGACGTGGTGATCGGATACTTCGTCACCACCAGGACCTTCTGGTGGTACCACACCATGGCCAACACACAT aCGCTGCGTCACGCACCCAGCAACTACCTGTCGAGGACGTGGTGGAACGTGGCCTTCAATTTCTTGGAAAGGAACGTTCAGACGACAGTTCCCATCGTGTTCTCGTGGCCGGTGGCGTTGCCCTCCTCCTGCAGGCAGCGGTACAGGATGGTGGAGGGCGGGAGGGACGAGTGA